In Arctopsyche grandis isolate Sample6627 chromosome 13, ASM5162203v2, whole genome shotgun sequence, one DNA window encodes the following:
- the LOC143921227 gene encoding uncharacterized protein LOC143921227, which produces MACRLCLCSPPAESFVPIFDNNEPLVQRISSCCQLQVERGDGLPEEICISCQNNLNLLSNFKNICIQSAETVKMRLTQCLDFKREEIILDDLVWKNEFAVQPNIRGSPDNDDYNAWKSEKLIESKSPIVDSNIELMREEKIDDISSGDKPYKLASCSTTFNFESVLLKHLSTHPGEKTYPCNICSRSFRVRDNLENHLKIHGGEKPHKCNTCFKSYTFKHSLSQHMRTHTGEKPYQCDVCLKSFSVKYTLVSHMKIHTGQKSHQCVICLKSFNHRSNLSRHIKSHNGEKPHKCEICSKSFGFKDILVKHLRTHKQEKPFRCEICFKFYATKSSLKDHMRSHTGDKPHQCEICSYSFTKKAGLLKHMRTHTGEKHYQCDICLKSFSAKYTLMSHIGTHTGKKPHQCVICLKSFNQRSNLKTHIITHNEEKPHQCKICSKSFRMRGILMKHLRTHYTQEKQHRCEICFKSYATKASMKVHMRIHTGERPHKCEICFFSFTKKGGLVRHLRNHTGDKPYQCEMCLKSYGLKSLLVIHLRTHTGEKPYQCKICLKSFNQRCNLLTHIKIHNGEKPYKCEICSKSFGVKGTLVKHLRMHTQEKPHPCEICFKSYGSKSSLISHMRIHTGEKPHQCKTCLKSFCFKSNLVKHLGIHTRKTAPMQNQI; this is translated from the exons ATGGCGTGTCGGCTTTGTCTCTGCTCACCACCAGCCGAGTCGTTTGTCCCCATTTTTGACAATAATGAACCTTTGGTGCAACGTATTTCGAGCTGCTGTCAGCTCCAG GTTGAGAGAGGTGATGGACTGCCAGAAGAGATATGTATTTCGTGTCAAAACAATCTGAATTTGCTtagcaattttaaaaacatttgcaTTCAAAGTGCTGAAACGGTGAAAATGAGACTAACACAGTGTTTGGATTTCAAAAGAGAAGAAATTATACTAGATGACTTGGTATGGAAAAATGAATTTGCTGTTCAACCAAATATCCGTGGGTCTCCCGATAATGATGATTATAATGCATGGAAATCGGAAAAATTAATAGAAAGCAAATCCCCAATTGTAGATTCTAATATTGAACTG atGCGTGAAGAAAAAATTGACGATATTTCAAGTGGCGATAAGCCATACAAATTAGCTTCTTGTTCTACGACATTTAATTTTGAGTCTGTGCTTCTGAAGCATTTGAGTACTCATCCTGGGGAAAAAACTTACCCATGCAACATTTGTTCGAGATCGTTTCGTGTGAGAGATAACCTTGAGAACCACTTGAAAATTCATGGTGGGGAAAAACCTCACAAATGCAATACCTGTTTTAAATCATATACTTTTAAGCATTCACTTTCGCAACATATGAGAactcacactggggaaaaaccTTACCAGTGtgatgtttgtttaaaatcatttagcgTTAAATATACTCTAGTGAGTCACATGAAAATTCACACTGGACAAAAATCTCACCAATGTGTAatatgcttaaaatcatttaatcacAGGTCCAACTTGTCGAGACACATTAAATCTCACAATGGAGAAAAACCTCACAAATGTGAAATCTGCTCAAAATCATTCGGTTTCAAAGATATTCTTGTGAAACATTTAAGAACCCATAAACAGGAAAAACCGTTCCGCTGCGAAATTTGCTTTAAATTCTATGCTACAAAATCATCGCTGAAGGATCATATGAGAAGTCACACCGGAGACAAACCTCACCAATGCGAAATTTGTTCCTATTCATTTACTAAAAAGGCCGGCCTTTTAAAACATATGAGAactcacactggggaaaagcaTTAccagtgtgatatttgtttaaaatcatttagcgCTAAATATACTCTAATGAGTCACATAGGAACTCACACCGGAAAAAAACCTCACCAATGTGTAatatgtttgaaatcatttaatCAACGTTCTAATTTGAAGACACACATTATAACTCACAATGAGGAAAAACCTCATCAGTgcaaaatttgttcaaaatcattccgcATGAGAGGGATTCTAATGAAACATTTAAGAACCCACTACACACAGGAAAAGCAGCACCGGTGTGAAATCTGCTTTAAATCTTATGCTACAAAAGCATCGATGAAGGTTCATATGAGAATTCACACTGGAGAAAGACCTCACAAATGCGAAATctgctttttttcatttactaaAAAGGGTGGTCTTGTAAGACATTTGAGAAATCACACTGGGGACAAACCTTACCAATGTGAAATGTGTCTAAAATCATATGGTCTTAAATCTCTTCTTGTGATACACTTGAGAACTCACACTGGAGAAAAACCTTATCAATGTAAAatatgcttaaaatcatttaatcagAGATGTAACTTGTTGACAcacattaaaattcataatggtgaaaagccttacaaatgtgaaatctgttcaaaatcatttggtGTCAAAGGTACTCTTGTGAAACATTTAAGAATGCACACACAGGAAAAACCGCACCCGTGCGAAATCTGCTTTAAATCGTACGGTTCAAAATCATCACTGATCAGTCATATGAGaattcatactggggaaaaacctCATCAGTGTAAaacttgtttaaaatcattttgttTCAAAAGTAATCTTGTGAAACATTTGGGTATTCACACAAGAAAAACCGCACCAATGCAAAATCAGATTTAA
- the LOC143920663 gene encoding uncharacterized protein LOC143920663 isoform X1: MECRLCLCSTPPESSVSIHDDPHPQRLVQRIWTCCQLRVRKGDRLPDVICLSCVNNLELLNTFRNTCFRSDKTSRVGSNEYLKVELKEVLLEDLIWEDQSDSNIRPNISSSPDDEETHGGQITSNDKIDIPAEKLPLRKALDKMCSTRSELDHKINFQDKSFTPKHNLVTQKTYHAEIKLHECAICSKTFNRIQSLSAHMSVHTMVKPHKCDICLKSFTRKDNLMKHMRCHCDEKPFKCDICLKSFMTKFSLSTHTIIHSGVKLHKCEICLKSFMSKSNLMNHMKTHSEEKPFKCNICLKLFTQKSKLMNHTKIHSGEKPFNCDICFKSFTQKYILMNHMKIHSGEKPFKCDICLKPFSEKSKLMNHIKIHSGEKPFKCDICLKPFTERSNLMKHLKIHSGEKPFKCDICLKKFSGRSNLMNHLKIHSGEKPFKCDICLKSFTLKSNLVMHMGIHSGLQQHKCDICFKSFLLKFNLTKHMKIHSGEKPFKCDICSKAFTERSNLMNHMKIHSGEKPFKCDICLKSFTQKYLLSRHLKSHGGVKPHK; the protein is encoded by the exons atggagtgcagactttgcctcTGCTCTACTCCACCAGAGTCTTCGGTCTCCATCCATGATGATCCTCATCCACAGCGCCTAgtgcaacgcatttggacctgctgtcagctgcgg GTTAGGAAAGGAGACCGTCTGCCAGATGTGATTTGCCTTTCGtgtgtcaacaatctggaattgctcaaTACCTTTCGAAACACTTGTTTTCGAAGTGACAAAACGTCGAGAGTGGGATCAAACGAGTATTTGAAAGTCGAGCTGAAGGAAGTTTTGctagaagatttaatatgggaagatCAGTCAGATTCTAATATACGACCCAACATTTCTAGTTCACCAGATGATGAAGAG aCACATGGAGGACAAATTACTTCGAACGATAAAATTGACATTCCAGCGGAAAAATTACCATTACGAAAAGCTTTAGATAAGATGTGCTCTACACGTTCTGAATTAGACCATAAAATTAATTTCCAAGACAAATCGTTTACTCCTAAACACAATCTTGTGACACAGAAAACATATCATGCTGAAATAAAGCTGCACGAATGTGCTATTTGTTCAAAGACATTTAATAGGATACAAAGCCTCAGTGCACACATGAGTGTTCATACTatggtaaagccacacaaatgtgacatttgtttaaaatcatttactaggaAAGATAACCTTATGAAACATATGAGATGTCACTGTGAtgaaaaaccgttcaaatgtgatatctGTCTTAAATCGTTCATGACAAAATTTAGCCTCAGTACGCATACAattattcatagtggggtaaagctacacaaatgtgagatttgtttaaaatcatttatgtcGAAATCAAACCTTATGAATCATATGAAAACCCACTCTGAagaaaaaccgttcaaatgtaacatttgtttgaaattatttactCAGAAATCTAAACTTATGAATCATACGAAAATCCACTCTGGAGAAAAACCGTTcaattgtgacatttgtttcaaatcatttactCAGAAATATATCCTTATGAATCATATGAAAATCCATTCTGgagaaaaaccgttcaaatgtgatatttgtttaaaaccatTTTCTGAGAAATCTAAACTTATGAATCATATAAAAATCCACTCTGGAgaaaaaccattcaaatgtgacatttgtttaaaaccatTTACTGAGAGATCTAACCTTATGAAACACTTGAAAATCCACTCTGGAGAAAAACCATTTAAATGCgacatttgcttaaaaaaatTTTCTGGGAGATCTAACCTTATGAATCATTTGAAAATTCACTCTGgagaaaaaccgttcaaatgtgatatttgtttaaaatcattcacattAAAATCTAACCTCGTTAtgcatatgggtattcatagtgGGTTACAgcaacacaaatgtgatatttgttttaaatcattcctGTTGAAATTCAACCTCACAAAACATATGAAAATCCACTCTGgagaaaaaccgttcaaatgtgatatttgttcaaaagcaTTTACTGAGAGATCCAACCTTATGAATCATATGAAAATCCACTCTGGAGAAAAGccattcaaatgtgatatttgtttaaaatcattcactcaaaaatatttactttcgaGGCATTTGAAGTCTCACGGCGGAGTCAAACCTCACAAATAA
- the LOC143920663 gene encoding uncharacterized protein LOC143920663 isoform X2, whose translation MECRLCLCSTPPESSVSIHDDPHPQRLVQRIWTCCQLRVRKGDRLPDVICLSCVNNLELLNTFRNTCFRSDKTSRVGSNEYLKVELKEVLLEDLIWEDQSDSNIRPNISSSPDDEETHGGQITSNDKIDIPAEKLPLRKALDKMCSTRSELDHKINFQDKSFTPKHNLVTQKTYHAEIKLHECAICSKTFNRIQSLSAHMSVHTMGCLVKIYQL comes from the exons atggagtgcagactttgcctcTGCTCTACTCCACCAGAGTCTTCGGTCTCCATCCATGATGATCCTCATCCACAGCGCCTAgtgcaacgcatttggacctgctgtcagctgcgg GTTAGGAAAGGAGACCGTCTGCCAGATGTGATTTGCCTTTCGtgtgtcaacaatctggaattgctcaaTACCTTTCGAAACACTTGTTTTCGAAGTGACAAAACGTCGAGAGTGGGATCAAACGAGTATTTGAAAGTCGAGCTGAAGGAAGTTTTGctagaagatttaatatgggaagatCAGTCAGATTCTAATATACGACCCAACATTTCTAGTTCACCAGATGATGAAGAG aCACATGGAGGACAAATTACTTCGAACGATAAAATTGACATTCCAGCGGAAAAATTACCATTACGAAAAGCTTTAGATAAGATGTGCTCTACACGTTCTGAATTAGACCATAAAATTAATTTCCAAGACAAATCGTTTACTCCTAAACACAATCTTGTGACACAGAAAACATATCATGCTGAAATAAAGCTGCACGAATGTGCTATTTGTTCAAAGACATTTAATAGGATACAAAGCCTCAGTGCACACATGAGTGTTCATACTatg GGTTGTTTAGTCAAAATTTACCAACTCTGA